From the genome of Aspergillus oryzae RIB40 DNA, chromosome 4:
GCCAAACGATCCGGCGAAAAATCGAAGAATGATCAGAGTCTGGATGTTCTGGGCGCCAGCACTTCCACAGTTGAAGGCAGTCAAAGCGAGATaagtgacaaagaaaatgatcTGACGGCCGAACATTTCACTCAGAGGAGCCCAGAGCAGAGGTCCTGTTCCTGTCAGCTAAAGAAGTGATTCACGAAAGAGCAAGAGCATACCGATGGCGAAACCAAGGACGAAAAGCGAAACACCCAGAGTAGAAACTTCGGTGCCGACGTGGAATTGTTGTCTGATCTGAGCCACACCACCGGTATAGGCTGATGAAACTAGCGCAACGGCCAGGGTCGAAATAGCAGCAAGCATAGTAATGAACCATTTGGTGCTATTGGCGAACTGCATAGGATTCCTTGGATCATTAGGGAGCCAGGTGACAGCATATGGATCCTCTTCAGTTCCTGAACCGGGATACGGATGatcgatgacttcctggGTCACGGCCCCCTGATCTATAACCATGCGCCAATATGGGATCTTTCGGCTCATGGGCGACTCGCCAGGAGCCCCCTTCTCGTTAGACATGATGGCAGAGACTGTGTTTCGTATCACAAAGGGGACGGTGACACGATGGCGTTTAAGGATAGGAGACGGTGTCGTGCAGAAAGACGGACAAAGGGCGGCTGCGGCTAAAGTGTCTGGCGTATTAATAGAGCAAACAAGCGCTGTTTTTATCAGATATGATCCCTGTCAAGAATATTGACTGCAATGGCCGAATGCGGCAAGTGTATAGACGGTATTGAAATTCAAGGTGTGGGCAACCAAGAATGTCGACCAGGAAAATTAGAATAAAATCAAGATTAAATAAATCTATTAAAATGTTAAGGAATGGTATCACACAAATCTAGGGCCGGAAAAAGTAGGACTCAAAGGGATGTTACagatctatatatacatctgGGCCCAAcgaaatttttttttctttgatttagTGACAGCGTCACCTTGTAGTAATTTACCTCGGATCTAAGCCGGTCTCAGGTCCTCAGGTACGAAACGACGCTGGAATTAAAGGGAATGGGGCAAATGCACCCGAGATCTGGGCATTATTCGTCGTTATGCACCGCATAGACTGGTCGGCCTTGAGCGGAGTGGATCCCAGGACCCATTTGTTAAAGCTCTGGATCCATGGGCTAACCGTGTGCCTCGTGGCTTAGGGAAATTGTCCTGGAAAGTTTTTTGATTAGTCGAGTTTATGCTTCGGGTGTATGACTCTTTGAGAGACTGCCTCCGTAGGGCAATTTTTTGATTACAGATCCAGGTAAGAGTTGTGAATGATCATAAAATTGTTCATAGGACATCGTGAGTGACGTCTTATCTATCCAATCTGCTCCAAATGTTTGCTATCATATCAGGATATTTCAAAATTGAGGGGAAATTGCATCACGGTGTCGAAATAGCTTGATAAGAGCAGGTGACCGAATGACTCGTAGAAATTTCGGCCCGATTATTTCATCAGCCGCATCCAGGACGTCAACCCCGTCAAGGTCACCAACAAATTGCCCGCTTCGGGTTAGACATCGTTCGTATCCGATTTCAGCCACAGCTCATGGACTGACCTTTGTTGTTAATAAGGCCACAATCATATAGCATGATTCCCTCGTATTCACAACATAAAGGGGCTCATTATATCCTAATAATATTCCATGGACATCCTCCACCCGAGTTCCTGAAGCTCCTCCAAGTTTCTACGTTCCCGATATCACAACCCGTGAGGCTAAGCATCGGCTAGTACTGTTCACGCCATAGCCCCTTGGCGAGTCGACGGATCTTTGATATCCGGCTAAGGACGATCATCTACATCTTACCACTTCGGATCTATGTATTCCTTATCCATGAGAAAGGTTTAAATCGACAAGTCCTACGAAGAATAGTGCCAACGACCAAGTTTAATTTTACAAAGAGACCATCATCAGGGCACATTAGCCTTATGAAATCAAAGTCTGTTGGGGACTCGGCGTGTCCGTCTTGGACCCACTAGCGTTAGTCCACAACCCCCTTAAAGCGGTTTAGCTACGGTGCCACTTAATCATTCTGGGCCTTTCGAGCCACACTAGAATCCGACGGTAATTACACTAGAGTCCGCGTATGCTGCATTTCTGCATAAATCCCTGATGGAGAACGATGGGTCGTTACTTATACTTTATGCTGACCCAAGAACAACCTATAGCAAAGTCTTGGATGGGGATCGTCTATCTGTCCCTATCATGGCATGACAGGTCGATCGGCGCGACAAGCGGTGTCAATCTCAGTCTGTATTCGCCGATATCTGCCTTTCGAACTGCAACGGTGTACGTGTATTCGTGCTCCCACTTCTTGCCGCCTTGCCTCTAAGGCAACAATCTATAACCCAACTTAGTAGCGGCGGCGCTACAGGGGTGCAATACTAGCTACTCTGTAGCATCGTTGACATTTAATCCTGGTGCTTTCGGTTTCGTTGTGGAGTCCAGTTGCATAATTACTTAGTGGTTCCCTGCCATCCGGTCAAAGGAAGGAAGTGCATGACTTGCATTTATGTACATGTCCAGTCGCGGGTTATATATCTACAAAGTACTCTTCGTCAAGTTCTTATACTCAACCTGTCATACAGTTTTAGCGATATATAACACATTCATATCATGTATCATATTTTAATACTCATTTATACCCTATTTCCTTCCCCACCATGCCCATAAATCACACAATCCTGGTGAAGCTAAGCCCTACAGCATCGCTAACCACCAAACCCTCAAGACCACATCTACATGCGAGTTACAACACCCACTCAATATACACTCTAACAAGCCCCTAGAACCAAAAatgcagatgatgaaaggAGCAGTTAATCCAGCAGCAACCCAATCAACAAAACACCAGCCAATCAATCCCCTTCAACAGATATCCAACAAGCAAGATAAGAAACCAGAAAACAACCTCGGCAAATTCCCAACTCACGACAAAAAGCCCCTCCTCTAATCAAAGAAATCCACGCCATCTTACAAATCCATATCCTAATTTCATACTAACCAATCCCACTAGTTACCCCTCCGCCGATAGATTGTTTCATAACTCGTTTCGTTGTCCGACCGAGGCACGGGACTTGGCCGTGAGGCCACCACTTAGGAGGGGTGTCGGGTTCGGAATACCGGTCGCTGTGTAGGATGCCGACAAGATAGTTAATATAGGAATAACCATTAGTCTTGTAAATGCTAGATATATTGGAAAATGGTGTCATGTCACTATAGAACGGgtccttgttcttttgtTATTTATAGGTTGTCTGGTTTCGAGGGGCTGGTTACGCAAGTGTGTTGCGATCGGGCTGTCGCTTGTACCCCTCCATATCTGAGGATAGGGGGGTTGAGAAGGTGGATACGCAAGGTGTAGTTCGTTGCATTCTGTGTGTGTTTCTGGGGAGTTGCTAGAAATTTAACAGCGATCTATGAGCCTTCCTTGCTCTATTTTACGATTGGGGAGTTATGGAAAATCCATGTCAAAAATGCCGTATCCAGTCACTACTTCAGTCTTCAACGTACGTCCTCTGTACGATCGCAAACAGTTCTGTTAAGGCAAGGGCCAGTCGGAGGTTGAGTAAATGAAACGCGAATATATTTCAAATATTCTATAGACTTGGTAGAAGTAGAACCTTCCCTGGTCGTATATGGAGTACCGAACGCGGTGGGCAGTACACcagcaacaccaccagcGTACACACGCTCAACAGTTCGCGTCGCTAAAGGCGCGCGACCGCGATAGTGGCATACTTCTTACAAGAGAAAACAGCGCGAGATTAAGTCACGACAGTAATGAATTGGATTATTCGTCATAGAATCTGCATTTCGAATCTATGCCATCCGGTGGCAATTCATAGAGAATACCACTTGGTCAAGTAAAATTTCTTAATGTACATGCTCGGATGCATCCCATGAGATCCAATCCACTCAGCCGCGTCGTCGGCAGCCTACTATTTATTGCGCAGCAAAACGAAAACTAATCCCAGTGCCGAAACCCATTGATATTCgcaaatgaaaaaaaagaacccaTCATGTATCGCCAGTcgtgaaaaagaaataaaaccCCTAATCGCCTACCCAGAGACAACCAGAAAAACCGGACTCATTAGAGAATAATCTAAGAGCGCTCACCACGGAGACGGCGGGCGAGCTGGATGTCCTTGGACTGGATGGTAACACGCTTGGCGTGGATGGCGCAGAGGTTGGTGTCCTCGAAAAGAGAGACGAGGTAGGCCTCAACGGACTCCTGGAGAGCACCGATGGCGGAGGACTGGAAACGGAGGTCGGACTTGAAATCCTGGGCGATTTCACGGACCAGACGCTGGAAGGGGAGCTTGCGGATCAGAAGCTCGGTGGACTTCTGGTAGCGACGGATCTCACGGAGAGCGACGGTACCTTTTCATGACTGTTAGTGATGACGCGATGATGGTTTGCCACATCATAAGATAACTTACCAGGCTTGTAACGGTGAGGCTTCTTGACACCTCCGGTAGAGGGAGCAGCCTTACGGGCGGCCTTGGAGGCGAGCTGCTTACGAGGGGCCTTGCCACCAGTGGACTTACCTGGATGGATGTTAGTGATGATGATTCAAGACGCGATGTATCACTCATGGGGACGCGACCCTGACGCGGGGCGACGACACCACAAGAGAAAGGATAGTAAGGTTAAGACTTACGGGCAGTCTGCTTAGTTCTGGCCATCTTTAGAGATAAGGTTTGATGGATTTAGTCGACTTTGAGATGAAAATAGATAAAAGTCGATGGTTGTCGATGATAATGTGTTGGCGGATGAGGAGATGAAAgaaggatggaggaggcgggtGGGGGAAGGTATTTGTAGTAAGCGAAGGGTGGGTGGTGATCTGATGGCGTTGCCAGCAATTTGGGTGGCCTTAGCGTCGTTTCCCTTTGATCAAAAAAGCGCTCGGAAAGCAGCACACCATAAGCCGTGATTTCGGGGGTCACTTTTGGCTGCAGAATCAAAGGGTTACCTTGCGGGCGGTCAAGGAATCCGCGCCCAAGGCAGGAATGAAGTGTGGTCTGTGCGTTAAGCGAGTGACGGACCAATAGAATCGTAGGATCACTGATCTAGCCTGTCTCCCTACCACGTCTTGATCCCAACCACCGGTAAGGTATGTGAAGTAATTCAGTAGATCAAAATGAAAGTTGGTATGCTCAGGAATATCTCTGGTCAATTTTGATCCCTGATCTCGGTGGTTCAGAGGCATTCCGTGAGGATCAAAGTTGATCGTAGCGGAATCATCACTTCTCGGTCACGTTGCCGACAGATCAAACCCGCCGGGAGGATCCTCGTCTCTCATTGGTCGATCCTCTTGCTAGCGCGTGATTCCAACGCCCTCCCCGcgctcttccttttcctatACAAATATCACCCGTCCCATGGCAGCTGTCCcaatctttcccttcccatcTCTCTCACATCTGTCATCCAATTAACCACCTATCTCTCCACATTTTCCCACTCAACCTTAAACAAGTTAACTCTTTAATCAACCATCAATATGTCTGGCCGTAAGTCTTTCCCCTCCAGTGAGCATCCAAGACGCGATCAGGATCGATGATTAACGCGTTTCTCTACAATAggtggaaagggtggaaagggtCTCGGAAAGGGTGGCGCCAAGCGTCACCGCAAGATCTTGCGTGACAACATCCAGGGTATCACTAAGCCCGCTATCCGTCGTCTTGCTCGTCGTGGTGGTGTCAAGCGTATCTCTGCCATGATCTACGAGGAGACCCGTGGTGTCCTCAAGACCTTCCTTGAGGGTGTCATCCGTGACGCTGTCACCTACACTGAGCACGCCAAGCGCAAGACCGTCACTTCTCTTGACGTCGTCTATGCCCTCAAGCGTCAAGGACGTGAGTTGCCTCTGCTGTTCATCCTCTTCTATCAACTCTTGTCTAACATATCAAATCAGGTACCCTCTACGGTTTCGGTGGTTaaatgctttcttttctcgccTTTTGTTTTCAGCCATCCTGCGCGGTCGACGCGTCGGTTGTCCTTCCGCAGCAGTGACGCGACGGGTTGCTTTTTCGGGTTGGTTTACGGTATGACTGGGACGTTGGGGTGTTATTGATCTTTTACCATGGGTCTCTGGGTTTGCTTTTAACGTATTTTACTTTACTATTACGCGTCCACTACTGGGTCTGCTAGTGTTCGTGATTGAAATTTCTGTATCATAGCGGCCTTCATGCTATCGGCTGGTACCTCTAGAACCATCGCGTCATGGAAATGCGCGGTCTGGTATGAATACGAACGCTTGAAAAAAAGATGAAATATTTTTGTGCTTGTTTCCGTGTCTGCGTAGCTGCCTTGtaattctttgtttttgttgtgCGTCGTCGGTTGTCGCGTGTCTTGCGTACGCGTCGATGGTACTAGTAGTGTGGGCGGAATTGGGCCTATGGGAGTAGTATCTGTGTCTCCATGCTTCCTGTACCTACGGATTTGTATAGTAGCTAATCCATGATTACATTCGCTGCTGCTTTAGTATCCAATACCGTTGTATATACGTGTAGCATACTCTGTAGCTTATAATTGAGTCCTTTCCACGTTCTGGAAGATAATGGGGCTTATACGGTTGTACTTGAGTCTTTCTCCATCACTCCCGATGCTACTTGGATACGGCTTCCccagtacatacaatacaaAAGTAATTTCGTGTTCGTCAGTTCTACTCTAGTATGCTGTTCGATACGAGTTAGCTGTGCGAGTAGATGAATTTCAGTTGGGTGTGTATatgttgatgatgtatgGTATGATGGTACATACAAGtaggaatatatatcttcatgcATAGCACTCGATACACTTACTACCAACTTATCACCAATGAAGAAACACACAGGATTATTAGGCCAAAAAAGCACATAGAAAATTATTAGCGGTAGTAAGTTATTACATAAAGTCTCAAAATTACCCCAAATCCATGCCATACAGCTAAGATCAGTGAAGTTCTGCATCGAAGCTGACGTTCGTCAAGAGCTCGACATAGCTCGGGTCGAGTTGAACCCCCGGGTAGGGTTGAACCCCTGCCAGGTAGCTGAGGTAAGGTAACCTATGGAAGCTAAACCATCTTGGGTATAATGGATCGCGCGGTCCGCGGTGCATCATTACAGCACACCACCTCCAAGTCACATCCCAATCTAACTATCATGTTGAATACAAAAACACAGCCCAGTTGACCAAGAAACTCGGTCCTGGATGACATGTGGAGTATCAAGGTTAATTGACTGGCAGTTTTCCTACGCCCGATTTGCGCCaagagtacggagtacatacgGCCAGCTTCGACTCGACCGATGCATATAGAACGAGCAGTGGTACCAAAACCCAAGAGAGATTCCACGACATAGATGTCCAGATGAGAATGCGTGTATTACCCTGAAGCCAACCCCGACCCTCGTCGTTGAGCCCATCATCGTACCGCGATCACCCACGAACATAACGCGAGAATACACGTGACGATGCAAAAGCGCGTTGGATCACCCTAATCTCTACGGTGTACTGGGATGAGAAGGTACAAATGTTCACGACACGATTTAATCATATATAAGTAAAGTAGCCGCTTCACCTGCGTCGAACCGACCACTAGCCAGATCGAGCGAACCTATCGCCTATATGCCTGTCAGTCAGTGGCTCCTCAAGCCCATGCACACCGAAGCGAGAGCATTTTGGTGCTACACTGGCTATGGATCCCATCACAAGCATCGCGTCCCGCAATACTATAACTGCCAGATTGACATGTTGCCGTTTGGCGGGCGTGCCCAGCTTCTTCCGACCGAGTATAATGCTGTCGAGCTAAAAGTCCTGATAATGCCGTTTTAAAACGGCGGGCTGGAGTCATATGCCATGGGAAATGCGGTATAAATAGCCAATGGCAACCTGGATAATTGTTATGGCTCGATATGTGACTGGCTAGCTATCCCTGTTGGCGACCCATAACGCATATATGGTATTTGCAAAACCCGATCATGGCGAACAACCCCCATCGCTCCTCCACAAATGGACCGCCAGATTTCAAAAAGCCAGACCCACGGAGAATCGCCCCTTAGAACACCAGCTCTCGATGAACATATGAACACAGTCCCGCCTCGCTTGCATATCTGTCACGCATCACACCTTGAAGGCTACGCACACCCCGAGATGCTGTCGTTCTGCACTCAGTGGCATACGCGAGATCTTTACCCTTCCATAGTATCGCATCATCGTATGCACTAATATTCAAGTTGCCCCCCCCAACGTATTCATCACCTCCTACCGGAGTTCCCGATGCTCCTCCCTTACAACCGAGGACTCACTATAAGGTCTGTAGGGCACCGGTCAACTAAGTGTGAGACTAACCCCCCGGTTTTCGATGTACTGTGATAAGGTTATAAACTGTGCTTCTTCGCAATCCTCCACCATCTGTGCTATTCGGCCGGTTCCTACCCTCGTACCGTATCGTGCCCATGTGCAGTTCTCCAATGGCGCCGAGGCGCCTGCAAATAGCTGAACCTAGCCAAAACATCACATTCATGGAATGCACAAGACTATCGGAGACGCTCCTATGGATAGAGCGCCGAGGCAATTGTGTGAACTCCCTTGCTGAGTTCGCGTGGTGACGTAGACAGTTATAAGTGGGCTTGACAAAAGGGCTGTCACTAATCACAACGATGCATTCAATATGCTATGCCTGGGATTTACTGTATTTGATATTTGCTAATGACAATATACCGTCGAATGGCATATCAGATGCTTCACACAGAATAGGAAACAAGCGGCACTTGAAGATGTAAACCACCTATGGACACCACGTCCGGACATTTCATTCAAGCTAGGCACTGGCAACCTTCTGTTGTTCATTTACTTTGCTAAAGCGGCAAGCGCTGTAGCGCCAACTGGGTTGCTATCGCGGGGCTCATTCAGCTATCTCGAGGTATCATGCTCAAACAAATAAGGTACCTAATAAAGGTGGCTTGGAGGGTGAGCAAATGACGCAGCACATGAAGAAAAACACACACATACTGAAATGGAAGTAAcggaaaagagaaccaaCAATGTAACGTCTGATTGCTGAGCAGCCCAATCTGCGCAAATGGGTCTGGATATCTTGAATGCCGCCGCAGTGCTACACTTTTGACTCTCAGCGGCGAGCAACTTGGGTAGTTCTGCTCCTCAAACTTACAAACGACGACCCTCTCAAGATTGACATGTGTAATGCACAGATCCATACGTAGTGGGTCTAGCAGATAGACGTCTCTGAAAGATGGAGGTGTAGTCATTGATCATTTTGAAGTTGACAGGATCCGGAGTCACTAGGTCCGTGTGGAAGGTTGCTAATATTTCCATAGCATACCCAGGCCAGCCTGACCATAATCGACAAGGAGACATAGGAGAAAAGATGTGTTGTTGGTTTGATAGGCTCGCCGAGGGGTGGCCTTGGGCAGGCCACAGAGGTCTCATTCAGTTTCCCagggaaggggagggagatATCCAGCTTGTCTTCTTCTAGGGTGTAGCGCGACCGATGCGGACACTGCTATAACCCTCCAAGATATACAGAGGCCAGAAGGAGCGGCACAGCGCTTTCAGAGTGGCCAGGACAAGCTTAGTCCCGCTCTGGAGGAAGTGAGTCGCTTTCGATATGATGTTTGTCGAGGATCTGCGCAAACGTGACAGCGTGCCCAAGGCCCATCAGGCACAGACAAAGTTTCAATTCATAGTTGATAGCGGGCACCAACGCCTCGAACGAGTCCATACCTGACAAGTATGTCCTGTTATCCGCTCGCAGAAGTCGACACAATTTCGGACATTGCTACAACATACCATCTTAAAATGGGTGTACTTTGGACGTTGTATATTGTCTTCGTCCGTGGAGAAACCGTGACTCACCCAGGACTGACAGCGTCGGATAGAAAACCTCGAAGAAGTTACGCTACTTGGGTAGATGAGCCAGCTGGATTGCTTGAGGGAACAGAAGAGTGGACGTTCCACAATGTCGCGAGATCTTATGTTGATATCGCTTCATCTGGACCCCGAGTCATTGTGTGAAGTAGACCCGCCAAGCCAGAGCCAATGACAGAGGAAGCTATTCTCTAGTGGACCTGGTAGTAAAACGTTAAAGAGGGCTGGGAGGACATCAGGAGCGAGAGTGGGATCTATATGAGCCTCTCAGGATGGTGGCATTTCCTCTGACTGACGTGTTCAATGCTTCAAGACCCCGACTCACGGAAGAACTAGCATAGCTGTTGAGTTATTGCATGAGCTACTCGTGATCTATGACGTCTATTGGTCACGGTGATTTAACACACCTGTCACGGAAGACGTTGAGAGGATTGCCTATGCTTGCGCTGTGGTGAAGCAGTCTTAGCGGGGCTTAAGTCCCTATTCAATGATGAAAGGACCATATGCCCAATCGGCTCTGTGCTAGGGGAACTTGATGCAGTAGGCCCGCGTCGGATAAGATTATTGAAGGTAACATGATTTTGAGTAAGATAGAAATGTAATGGACGTCCCTCGATCATCTCAAAGTATCCCGGCTGTCAGCtgacaggaaagagatgTGCAGATGCCACAGCTTCGAATAGCTCATCGACAATCTTACTGTAGATCTCTCATAATGCCCATGGATAGAAAGACTACCGCGTAGCATAACGGATGattctatatagaaaaaCGACAAGAGGTGTGTGCCACAACAGAAGTGCTAGCATATGCAATGTCATTAGAGTGATAGATAAAGCAATTCTTCTCGTTCGACCTGACGGACGAAAGCGACTACATCGGAATCTGTTGTCGGGGCATATGCTCGCCCACGTAAAAATTATCCGCTCGTACCTGCAACCACACATGGCGCTATCGAGGCATCACTGTGCTATTAGACACAGATATCCTCCAGTATCAGATCCGGGAAGAAGCAACACACTCCCCGTCTATTTGTCGTTTCTTCGCTCAGGCTAATCTGCACTGCCTGGTAGTTACACCCACAGTATAAATCTCTAATTGTACCAAAATTACTACCTTCTATCATAAATGATTGCGTTCCACAGAGCTGGAATAGGGGTTGACCTGCTATTCAAGAAGGCCTAGTAAACGGACAGGGAACCTTGAAGTTCATCATACATTCCAACTCCAACCATCGGCCAACCCAATTATGTGGATCCGACTTCAGCACTCAATCCATGAGAATCGACGGCGAAGAGTGTCGGACAGCTAGTTCCCTTTCTGCCATAATGAAAGAACGTTTCTCGCGGAGTCACTTCTTCGAGTGACTAGCCTGCGATGTCTGTAAAGCGCCTAAGAACATGCCAGGCAAGAAATAGGCTAATGCGCTAAGTTGACCAAAGGCCTGGGAAGATTCACCGTGTACCGGAGAGATCCTACATGCGGCCGTTGCGCACGACTCGGCCATGGCTGTGTTACAAATGTCATGAACAACATCGTGCAGCCCACTTGAGTCTTGAGAACGATATCCCACGTTTCTCGGGTTCACTAAGTGGGAGCCCCGCTGTATCTGATGCGGATGCGTGTTCGTCTGGTATAGGTAGCACCTCTATTTTGACGCTGACGTTAAAGGCGACTTTTCCTTCTAGTGGCTATACCGGCAAGGCCTCCACCCCGTAAGGCGTCAGCCTGAATATCGGTATCCAAGCCCGCGTGAGTGCGGGTGCCTACTCAGCTG
Proteins encoded in this window:
- the hhtA gene encoding histone H3 (histones H3 and H4); translated protein: MARTKQTARKSTGGKAPRKQLASKAARKAAPSTGGVKKPHRYKPGTVALREIRRYQKSTELLIRKLPFQRLVREIAQDFKSDLRFQSSAIGALQESVEAYLVSLFEDTNLCAIHAKRVTIQSKDIQLARRLRGERS
- a CDS encoding histone H4 (histone H4), producing the protein MSGRGKGGKGLGKGGAKRHRKILRDNIQGITKPAIRRLARRGGVKRISAMIYEETRGVLKTFLEGVIRDAVTYTEHAKRKTVTSLDVVYALKRQGRTLYGFGG